The nucleotide sequence GGCTGCAACATGAATATCAGATATATCACCAATATCAGTGCCAAGCGGATCGTCCGGCTGAATCCCAAGTAAATTCTCTAAAACTGTATCAGTTGCTTCATCCCATAGTTCTGGGATCGTACTTAGCTCACCTGCTTCGCTTTCAGGTGCTGAATATAAGCTATTGAACGTAGCTACCAGTGCTTCTTTTGCAAAAATACCAGTAATAATACCAACACCGGCTTGCCAGTTATCTTCCTTAATCCCCATAGGCTCTAACAGCGGTGTTACTATCTGCGCCGATTGGCTTAATAAAGACTTTTCAGTATCTTGATGACCAAATTCTCCATCAGTACCAAGCGAGTTAAAGAAATTTAAAATACACACTACGATGACAATTGTCTTACCCGCGCCTTTTATAAAGGAGAGGGTACGTCGCCATACTCGAGCACATAAATCAGTAAATTTCGGCAGCTCATAAAGAGGTAACTCCATTATATTGACCGAATTTTTGCCCATTAAAATCGTATGCTTTAGCAATAGCCCGGTAAATAGCGCGGCAGCAATCCCAATAAGATATAAAAGGAATACTAAATTTTGTCCGGTTTCTGGGAAAAATGCAGTGGCAAATAACGCATAAACTGGCAGTCTTGCTCCACAAGACATAAATGGAGACATCATAATCGTGGTAATGCGCTCTCGCTCACTGTCAAGAATTCGAGCCGACATAACGGCAGGAACTGTGCAGCCAAAGCCTACGATAAGTGGTACGAATGCTTTACCGGGTAAACCAATCTTTTGCATTAAACTGTCAACTACAAATGCAGCTCTCGCTAAATAACCACTACTTTCTAAAATTGATAAACCAATAAACAAGCAAGCAATTACTGGGATAAATGTAGCAACGGTCTGTAACCCAAGTCCCGCCCCTTCAATAATCGTAAGTAGCCAAATCGGTAGTCCGAATTGAGCGAGGAAACTTTGCGGGTAATCAACGAAAAAAGCACCAGCAAAGATATCAAAAAAGTCTATGAATGAACTACCAACGTTGATGGCGAACATAAACAATAAATACATTACTAGTAAGAAAACAGGTAAACCTAATAACGGGTGCAGGATGTACTTGTCGATTCGGTCACTAAATGAATGGCTAGCCTTTTCGCTAATGGTAACTTTTTCTACTAACTTATTAATAAAATCATAACGAGACTGCATAATAGCAATGGTTTCTTCATTATGATTTTGGCATTGACCACTCTGACAATCACCTTGCTCAAGCTCTAATAAGTTTTGAGTACCTTGTGAAAGTTTCTCTAAAACAATTTTGGGCAGTTGCAATGCAGTTGGTCGTTTAGTTTTACTGTTGGTAAGTGACAGTAGTTTTTCTACTTTCACGGTAAGATCTTTATCAAGACTATTGGCGGCAATGACTGGACAGCCTAGTTCTGCGCTCAGTAATTGCAAATTCAATTCGTCTGTTTCTTTGCGATCAGATTTATTAACAACCACACACATTGGCAGACCAAGCTCTAATAGCTGGGTGGTTAAATATAATTGTCTTTTTAACTGAGTAGCATCAACGATATTGATCAAGATGTCAGGCTTTTCCGTTCTTAAAAAGTCCTGAGTGATGGTTAAATCTTTACTTTGTTGAGCTCGTGAGGTTAAGGAATTAACACCAGGTAAGTCAGTAACTAGGTAATCAACACCCGCTAACTTACATTGTTTTTTACTGCTAGCAACAGTAACTCCAGACCAGTTACCTGTTTTTTGCTTTGAGCCAGTGAGATTATTGAAAAACGTACTTTTGCCGGCATTAGCAAACCCGACAAGTGCAATATTTGAAAGAGATGACATTAGACTAGTTCGATACCTATTTGTTTGGCAATATTTGCGTCAATAGACACTTTAGTTCCGTGCAAGCGAACGGCAATAGGTCCATTAAAAGGGGCTTTTTGTGCCATGAATACTTCTGACTTAAGAGAAAAACCTTGTTCCATCAACTGCGCCGTCAAATCCAAATTATCTGGCAGATAACTGATTTTAGCTCGTTGGCTTTGTTGTAACTCCGCAAGAGTCATAAAGTACACCTTAAATAATAATCATTCTCATTTGATTTTATAAAATGATCGGCAATTCAGCAATAAAATAATGTAAAAAACGGTTATTAATTGATACAGAGCAACAAAATAAGACGAATTTGCTTGGTTTAGGTAACGTGAGCCAACTTAAACGATGAAATTATCGCTTCGCACGAGCGTATCGAACCCAAATATATAATCCACTGAGTGAAAGGATAATTATTGCTATTGCGATTAGGTCCATAAATAACACCATATAGTCCCCGAATATGCGACCGGAGTGGGCATCTAAAATGATTCGTTCTAGTGATAAAAATTGAGATTTATAGATTGTTTTAGCGTTGTTAATATCGTCAATGTTAACATCTGTAGGGGCTAACCATAAAGGCTCGGTGATCGCTTCAATATTTTGCCAAGTAAATAGGTGTTCTTCATTTTGAAAATACCCTTGTGAGGTATTTAAGATCACCTTGTCATTATTGATACTTATTGCTGTTATGCTTGATGGCAAACCATCATCACTTGTGATTTGGTCGACTAATGCGTAGGTTTCATCTAATAAGGTCAATTTATTCGATGACAAAATAATATGAAAGTCGGAGTACTTTGCTATGGCAATTACTGGGTCTTGGTTTTCAAGTAATAAGTCGTGATTGTGAAAAACTAAACTATCGGCAACAAAAAACTCTTTTTCTGAAAAGTATTCGACATCAATAGGAT is from Thalassotalea crassostreae and encodes:
- a CDS encoding FeoA family protein, with the translated sequence MTLAELQQSQRAKISYLPDNLDLTAQLMEQGFSLKSEVFMAQKAPFNGPIAVRLHGTKVSIDANIAKQIGIELV
- the feoB gene encoding ferrous iron transport protein B translates to MSSLSNIALVGFANAGKSTFFNNLTGSKQKTGNWSGVTVASSKKQCKLAGVDYLVTDLPGVNSLTSRAQQSKDLTITQDFLRTEKPDILINIVDATQLKRQLYLTTQLLELGLPMCVVVNKSDRKETDELNLQLLSAELGCPVIAANSLDKDLTVKVEKLLSLTNSKTKRPTALQLPKIVLEKLSQGTQNLLELEQGDCQSGQCQNHNEETIAIMQSRYDFINKLVEKVTISEKASHSFSDRIDKYILHPLLGLPVFLLVMYLLFMFAINVGSSFIDFFDIFAGAFFVDYPQSFLAQFGLPIWLLTIIEGAGLGLQTVATFIPVIACLFIGLSILESSGYLARAAFVVDSLMQKIGLPGKAFVPLIVGFGCTVPAVMSARILDSERERITTIMMSPFMSCGARLPVYALFATAFFPETGQNLVFLLYLIGIAAALFTGLLLKHTILMGKNSVNIMELPLYELPKFTDLCARVWRRTLSFIKGAGKTIVIVVCILNFFNSLGTDGEFGHQDTEKSLLSQSAQIVTPLLEPMGIKEDNWQAGVGIITGIFAKEALVATFNSLYSAPESEAGELSTIPELWDEATDTVLENLLGIQPDDPLGTDIGDISDIHVAAQEQGVEETTITIMQSAFAGTIGAFSYLLFILLYTPCAAAMGAIKNEVGTRWALFAGTWSFALAYMAATFTFQIANITTQPVYAMICITGVIAAFVLIYAWLKRFGKQILTIPVQVSFR
- a CDS encoding PepSY domain-containing protein, translated to MVKRANNKKRSLHSMVIRHLRELHRKLGIFSALALIFLAVSGIALNHTEAFKLGHINITNQWLLQHYGVKDPIDVEYFSEKEFFVADSLVFHNHDLLLENQDPVIAIAKYSDFHIILSSNKLTLLDETYALVDQITSDDGLPSSITAISINNDKVILNTSQGYFQNEEHLFTWQNIEAITEPLWLAPTDVNIDDINNAKTIYKSQFLSLERIILDAHSGRIFGDYMVLFMDLIAIAIIILSLSGLYIWVRYARAKR